One genomic region from Evansella sp. LMS18 encodes:
- a CDS encoding Nif3-like dinuclear metal center hexameric protein — MKIANAQTLIQAFESFSPKAYAVEGDKIGLQIGTLNKKVKKVMIALDVIEPVVDEAVEEGVDLIIAHHPIIFKPIKALRTDQTYGRTIEKLIKNDITVYAAHTNLDVAPGGVNDLMAEALGLEDTEVLVETFEDTLKKLVVFVPENEAGKVRDALGNAGAGYIGNYSHCSFNTKGTGTFKPGEGTDPFIGEQGKMEYVDEVKIETVFPASIEKKVIRAVMDSHPYEEVAYDIYELAVPGEKYGLGRIGRLKEEMSLKEFAGHVKAAYGVDGVRVTGDLGKSIKKVAVLGGDGNKYVSAALFKGADAFVTGDVYYHVAHDAMLEGLAMVDPGHNVEKIMKDGVKQILDGFIKENNYGTEVISSKINTDPFRFL; from the coding sequence ATGAAAATCGCAAACGCACAGACATTAATCCAGGCTTTTGAAAGTTTTTCTCCTAAGGCTTATGCTGTTGAAGGGGACAAAATAGGTCTGCAGATAGGTACGCTAAACAAAAAGGTGAAAAAAGTAATGATTGCTCTCGATGTGATTGAACCTGTGGTTGATGAGGCTGTCGAAGAAGGAGTGGATTTAATCATCGCACATCACCCAATCATTTTTAAGCCGATAAAAGCATTGCGTACCGACCAGACTTACGGCCGGACTATTGAAAAACTGATTAAAAATGATATTACCGTTTATGCTGCCCATACAAACCTGGATGTTGCCCCGGGGGGCGTTAATGATTTAATGGCAGAAGCTCTCGGTCTTGAAGACACCGAAGTACTGGTAGAAACTTTTGAGGACACCCTTAAGAAACTTGTCGTTTTTGTACCGGAAAACGAAGCTGGCAAGGTGAGAGACGCGCTGGGGAATGCAGGTGCGGGCTATATTGGTAACTACAGCCACTGCTCTTTTAATACGAAGGGGACAGGCACGTTTAAGCCAGGGGAAGGAACAGATCCATTTATCGGGGAACAAGGGAAAATGGAATATGTGGATGAAGTGAAAATTGAAACGGTTTTCCCTGCTTCCATTGAAAAAAAAGTCATCCGGGCAGTAATGGATTCCCATCCATACGAAGAAGTGGCTTATGATATTTATGAGCTTGCTGTTCCGGGAGAGAAGTATGGCCTGGGGCGAATTGGCCGTCTGAAAGAGGAAATGAGCCTCAAGGAATTTGCCGGCCATGTAAAGGCTGCTTATGGAGTAGACGGGGTAAGAGTCACGGGAGATTTGGGTAAATCGATAAAGAAAGTTGCCGTTCTGGGCGGAGACGGGAATAAGTATGTATCCGCAGCTCTTTTTAAAGGAGCGGATGCTTTTGTAACAGGGGACGTGTATTACCACGTTGCCCATGATGCTATGCTCGAAGGACTGGCAATGGTAGATCCTGGCCATAATGTCGAAAAAATAATGAAGGATGGAGTAAAGCAGATTCTCGATGGCTTTATAAAGGAAAATAACTATGGGACAGAAGTTATCAGCTCAAAAATAAATACAGATCCATTTAGATTCTTATAA
- a CDS encoding 4-hydroxy-3-methylbut-2-enyl diphosphate reductase codes for MEVIKISPRGYCYGVVDAMVLARQAAENLDLPRPIYILGMIVHNKHVTDAFTEEGIITLDGPNRLDILKKVDKGTVIFTAHGVSPEVRKLAKEKGLTTVDATCPDVTRTHDLIREKKAEGYEIIYIGKKGHPEPEGAVGVAPDIVHLVEKEEDVSALNIKSDKILVTNQTTMSQWDVSHLINSSIKKYPHAEVHNEICLATQVRQEAVAEQAKEADLLLVVGDPKSNNSNRLAQVSKEIAGTEAYRIANLNELNLEWLKGVNKVAVTAGASTPTIITRELIKFLEQFDEDDPHTWDATSTVKLTKILPKVKKKSTDKKAVN; via the coding sequence GTGGAAGTCATTAAAATTTCTCCCCGCGGTTACTGCTACGGTGTCGTTGATGCCATGGTACTTGCCAGACAGGCGGCGGAAAATCTTGATTTGCCAAGACCGATCTATATACTGGGTATGATCGTTCATAATAAACATGTAACCGATGCATTCACAGAAGAAGGAATTATTACCCTTGACGGTCCTAACCGGCTGGATATATTAAAGAAAGTCGATAAAGGAACTGTCATTTTTACAGCTCACGGGGTTTCTCCGGAAGTCAGGAAGCTCGCTAAGGAAAAAGGGCTTACAACGGTTGACGCTACTTGTCCCGATGTAACAAGAACCCATGACCTTATTCGTGAAAAAAAAGCGGAAGGCTATGAAATTATTTATATCGGCAAAAAAGGCCATCCTGAACCAGAAGGAGCTGTTGGAGTAGCTCCCGATATCGTTCATCTCGTGGAAAAGGAAGAAGATGTGAGTGCGCTTAATATTAAATCTGATAAAATACTTGTAACAAATCAGACGACAATGAGCCAATGGGACGTGTCACATCTGATTAACAGCTCCATAAAAAAATATCCTCACGCTGAAGTACACAACGAGATCTGCCTTGCGACTCAGGTAAGGCAGGAAGCTGTAGCTGAGCAAGCCAAAGAGGCTGATCTCCTTCTCGTTGTCGGGGATCCTAAAAGCAACAACTCGAACCGCCTTGCACAGGTTTCCAAAGAAATTGCCGGCACAGAAGCATATCGGATCGCAAACTTAAACGAACTCAATCTGGAGTGGCTGAAAGGTGTCAATAAAGTGGCTGTTACAGCAGGAGCCAGCACGCCTACAATCATCACAAGGGAGCTCATTAAATTCCTTGAACAATTTGATGAAGACGACCCGCATACGTGGGATGCAACCAGCACAGTCAAGCTTACAAAAATACTGCCTAAAGTAAAGAAGAAAAGCACCGATAAAAAAGCGGTGAATTAA
- a CDS encoding CarD family transcriptional regulator has product MFNVGDHVVYPYHGAGTIQDIEEKDILGQKLNYFVVYFPLNHVTLMLPENRIDSSGLRKIIQSKEIEELATALKPAEDNASKKDAARPYSKENETLLKSGCILDAAAVISNLTSKEGERTNGLHMEDRKNLDRAKQFIVSELMLVKNITEEEAYRFISDNSKGA; this is encoded by the coding sequence ATGTTTAATGTCGGTGATCACGTAGTTTACCCTTACCACGGAGCAGGAACGATTCAGGATATTGAGGAAAAGGATATCTTAGGCCAAAAGTTAAATTACTTTGTTGTATACTTTCCTCTTAACCATGTTACATTAATGCTTCCGGAAAACAGAATTGACTCATCAGGGCTTCGAAAAATTATACAGTCCAAAGAAATAGAGGAACTGGCTACAGCATTGAAGCCGGCGGAAGATAATGCCTCCAAGAAGGATGCAGCGAGACCCTACTCCAAAGAAAATGAAACTTTATTGAAATCAGGGTGTATTCTCGATGCAGCAGCAGTAATTTCAAACCTGACATCAAAAGAAGGCGAGAGAACAAACGGCCTGCATATGGAGGACCGCAAAAACCTTGATCGCGCAAAACAATTTATTGTGAGTGAACTTATGCTCGTTAAAAACATTACCGAAGAAGAGGCATACAGATTCATAAGCGACAATTCAAAAGGCGCCTGA
- a CDS encoding YqfQ family protein produces MFGPRPFPPGPAPPGGMFGGGSFLGPQASMLPQTMAPVQQAGQGAGLLSRLLGGGSSLGAAGPAGSAASSAVGSAGAAGGGLTGLMGFVENTQKAIQVVQQFAPMVQQYGPLVKSLPQLLASMSSSDDEEAEEQDEEINEEETAPDEEEAEENTLDNLSEDDAEDEDLSEEGNDGEDKKSKSKQPPKKKNASSDARKKSKHTKQNAAKKKAAGREKKEDITTKTKNKNNISDKKPETSAKKQSRKRPQKNHPKKYNRSIGNSPAPKLYI; encoded by the coding sequence ATGTTCGGACCAAGACCCTTTCCTCCCGGCCCAGCTCCTCCAGGCGGAATGTTTGGCGGTGGTTCCTTCCTTGGCCCGCAGGCCTCTATGCTTCCTCAGACAATGGCCCCTGTGCAGCAGGCCGGACAGGGAGCAGGGCTGCTGTCCCGCTTATTAGGCGGCGGATCCTCACTGGGAGCTGCCGGGCCAGCAGGCTCTGCTGCTTCAAGTGCGGTTGGAAGTGCAGGAGCAGCTGGCGGCGGGTTAACCGGATTGATGGGTTTCGTGGAGAACACCCAAAAAGCAATCCAGGTTGTACAGCAATTTGCCCCGATGGTCCAGCAATATGGTCCTCTTGTAAAATCATTGCCTCAGCTGCTCGCTTCCATGAGCTCTTCTGATGATGAAGAGGCAGAGGAACAGGATGAAGAAATAAACGAAGAGGAAACTGCGCCGGACGAGGAAGAAGCGGAAGAAAACACTTTAGACAATCTGAGTGAAGATGATGCAGAAGACGAAGATTTAAGTGAAGAAGGAAACGACGGAGAAGACAAGAAGAGTAAGAGTAAACAGCCACCAAAGAAAAAAAACGCGTCATCTGATGCCAGAAAAAAAAGTAAGCACACTAAGCAAAACGCTGCAAAAAAGAAAGCTGCTGGAAGAGAAAAAAAAGAAGATATTACCACCAAAACTAAAAATAAAAATAACATAAGCGATAAAAAACCTGAAACTTCTGCGAAGAAACAAAGCCGGAAACGACCTCAAAAAAATCATCCAAAGAAGTATAACAGGAGTATAGGGAATTCTCCTGCGCCGAAACTTTATATTTAA
- a CDS encoding DEAD/DEAH box helicase, with protein MEQNIDLPTEIQERLIPAIKNGLDVIGQSQTGTGKTYAFMIPAVHRINPDRKETQAVITAPTRELATQLYDELTKLTSFSEKAINSQLVTGGTDRQRMIEKLKQKPHVIVGTPGRIADMIDEKALDVFQVDMLVVDEADQMLDMGFLEDVDRAASKMKKEVQMMVFSATIPEKLKPFLRKYMKNPRHVEVQPENVSPKQIDHWLIPDRDKDRKQLLIPVLEKLNPFLAVIFTNTKETADEVFDALQAAGLNADVLHGGVSPRQRKKVMKRLQEAEVQYLVATDLVARGIDVKGISHIINYELPKELEYYIHRVGRTARAGWDGIAVTFVGREDQHPVSKLEKQGIKFVYRELKKGEWVELEKRKRPQPKKETGEAARAIAKPKKVKPGYKKKARFKQEKEERRKRRIERNNKK; from the coding sequence ATGGAGCAAAACATAGACCTTCCTACGGAAATTCAGGAACGTTTAATCCCGGCTATTAAAAACGGCCTGGATGTGATCGGGCAGTCCCAGACTGGAACCGGGAAGACATATGCATTTATGATTCCGGCGGTCCACAGAATAAACCCTGACAGAAAAGAGACGCAGGCTGTCATTACAGCTCCTACAAGGGAGCTTGCAACTCAGCTATATGACGAACTGACAAAACTCACCAGTTTTTCAGAGAAGGCAATTAATTCACAACTGGTAACCGGTGGGACTGACAGGCAAAGGATGATCGAAAAGCTGAAACAGAAGCCTCATGTTATTGTAGGCACACCAGGACGTATTGCAGATATGATCGATGAGAAAGCGCTCGATGTGTTCCAAGTGGATATGCTTGTGGTAGACGAAGCAGATCAGATGCTGGACATGGGATTTCTTGAAGACGTAGACCGGGCTGCGTCAAAAATGAAAAAAGAAGTTCAGATGATGGTTTTTTCCGCTACGATACCGGAAAAGCTGAAACCATTTCTGCGTAAATATATGAAAAACCCCCGTCATGTGGAAGTGCAGCCGGAAAATGTCTCTCCTAAGCAAATTGACCACTGGCTTATCCCTGACAGAGATAAGGACAGAAAACAGCTGTTGATACCAGTTCTCGAGAAACTTAACCCGTTTCTTGCAGTAATTTTTACAAATACAAAAGAGACTGCTGACGAAGTGTTTGATGCACTCCAGGCTGCCGGTCTTAATGCTGATGTTCTCCACGGAGGAGTCAGTCCGAGACAGCGGAAGAAAGTAATGAAACGTCTTCAGGAGGCGGAGGTACAGTACCTCGTGGCTACGGATCTTGTAGCAAGAGGGATCGATGTAAAAGGCATCAGCCATATTATTAACTATGAACTGCCTAAAGAGCTTGAATATTATATTCATCGTGTAGGAAGAACCGCCCGAGCAGGATGGGACGGTATTGCAGTTACTTTTGTTGGCCGGGAAGACCAGCATCCTGTCAGTAAGCTTGAAAAACAGGGAATCAAATTTGTGTATAGAGAATTAAAGAAAGGTGAATGGGTTGAGCTGGAAAAGCGAAAGCGGCCTCAGCCGAAAAAGGAAACTGGAGAAGCAGCCAGGGCGATAGCGAAACCAAAGAAAGTAAAACCAGGTTACAAAAAGAAAGCCCGATTTAAACAGGAAAAGGAAGAAAGAAGAAAAAGAAGAATTGAGCGGAACAACAAGAAGTAA
- a CDS encoding deoxyribonuclease IV gives MLLGSHVSMSGKKMLLAASEEAASYGATTFMIYTGAPQNTRRKAIEDLNIELGQKHMGENGISQIMVHAPYIINIANTTKKETFELGVNFLRSEIDRTEALGAKQIVLHPGAHVGAGADKGIEKIIEGLNEVLDPGQDVQIALETMAGKGSECGRSFDEIAKIIDGVTHNEKLSVCFDTCHVHDAGYDIVNDLDSVVKEFDETIGLDRLKVLHINDSKNERGARKDRHENIGFGHIGFEALERILYHEAFSDVPKILETPYIGTDKKNKKAPYKHEIEMIRNREFDTALKDRLLQLV, from the coding sequence ATGTTATTAGGTTCACATGTATCTATGAGCGGAAAGAAAATGCTCCTTGCAGCGAGTGAAGAGGCAGCTTCATACGGCGCAACAACATTTATGATATATACAGGAGCACCGCAGAATACGAGAAGAAAAGCGATTGAGGATTTGAACATTGAGCTTGGCCAGAAACATATGGGAGAAAACGGAATCTCACAAATAATGGTGCATGCGCCATATATCATTAATATTGCTAACACGACAAAGAAAGAAACTTTCGAACTTGGAGTAAACTTTCTGAGAAGTGAAATTGACCGCACGGAAGCTCTTGGAGCTAAGCAGATTGTTCTGCACCCTGGCGCTCATGTTGGTGCAGGGGCTGATAAAGGGATTGAGAAAATAATTGAAGGGCTGAATGAGGTGCTTGACCCTGGCCAGGATGTGCAAATTGCTCTCGAAACAATGGCAGGGAAGGGATCGGAATGCGGCCGTTCTTTTGATGAAATTGCAAAAATAATCGATGGGGTCACACATAACGAAAAGCTTTCCGTATGCTTTGACACATGCCACGTCCATGATGCAGGCTATGACATCGTTAACGATCTGGACAGTGTGGTAAAGGAATTTGATGAAACGATAGGGCTTGACCGCCTGAAAGTTCTTCATATCAATGACAGTAAAAATGAACGGGGTGCCCGTAAAGACCGCCATGAAAATATTGGCTTTGGCCATATTGGTTTCGAGGCGTTAGAGCGGATTCTGTATCATGAAGCTTTCAGCGATGTTCCTAAGATTCTTGAAACGCCATATATAGGCACGGATAAGAAAAACAAAAAAGCCCCGTACAAACATGAAATTGAAATGATCCGCAACAGGGAATTTGATACTGCATTAAAAGACCGATTACTGCAGCTTGTATAG
- a CDS encoding DUF2624 family protein yields the protein MNPVIRKIVNQKIRELNVKEIIRLARENNLTITVKQAKEILAAIQEQPFDIGNKSTVLKVNRRLKQLDPSLYKKARKLLKPYEAYLDYSLD from the coding sequence TTGAATCCGGTTATTCGTAAAATTGTTAATCAGAAAATAAGAGAACTGAACGTAAAAGAGATTATCCGACTTGCCAGGGAAAACAATCTGACGATTACAGTCAAGCAGGCAAAAGAAATACTTGCCGCCATACAGGAACAACCTTTTGACATAGGGAATAAAAGTACAGTTTTAAAGGTGAACAGACGCTTAAAACAGCTTGATCCGTCCTTATATAAAAAAGCGAGAAAGCTGTTAAAACCTTATGAAGCTTACCTTGATTACTCTCTGGACTAA
- a CDS encoding metal ABC transporter ATP-binding protein, producing MPSTIEVKDLSVNYHGNTALKNVSFSVDKGSIVGVIGPNGAGKSTLMKAMLGLERSSGSVSFFGKPVKNMRKNIAYVPQRSMIDWDFPVRVEDVVLMGRYMHIPWYKLASKKDKARAAEALRKVGMEEFSGRQIGELSGGQQQRVFIARALTQNADLFFLDEPFVGIDVKSEEIIINLLRSLSSEGKTIFVIHHDLSKVEKYFDQLVLLNQELIHAGKVDEVYSSSNIQRAYKGNTAVIKEGKEMVVVNP from the coding sequence ATTCCAAGTACTATTGAGGTAAAAGATCTTTCGGTAAATTACCATGGAAACACGGCTTTGAAAAATGTAAGCTTTTCAGTAGATAAAGGCTCTATTGTCGGGGTAATCGGGCCAAACGGAGCGGGAAAATCAACGTTAATGAAGGCGATGCTCGGCCTTGAGAGAAGCAGCGGATCCGTCAGTTTTTTCGGAAAACCTGTAAAAAATATGAGGAAAAATATAGCGTATGTGCCACAGAGGAGTATGATTGACTGGGATTTCCCTGTCCGGGTGGAAGACGTGGTGCTTATGGGCAGGTATATGCATATCCCATGGTACAAATTAGCAAGCAAGAAAGATAAAGCCAGAGCAGCAGAAGCCTTGAGAAAGGTCGGAATGGAAGAATTTTCAGGACGGCAGATTGGCGAACTTTCGGGCGGACAGCAGCAGCGTGTCTTTATCGCACGTGCTCTTACCCAAAATGCCGATTTATTTTTCCTGGATGAACCATTTGTAGGCATCGATGTAAAATCTGAGGAGATTATCATTAACCTGCTAAGAAGTTTAAGCAGTGAAGGAAAAACTATTTTTGTCATTCACCATGACTTAAGTAAAGTGGAGAAGTACTTTGATCAGCTCGTTCTTCTTAATCAGGAATTAATACATGCAGGAAAAGTTGACGAAGTATATTCCTCCTCAAATATACAGAGAGCGTACAAAGGAAACACAGCTGTTATCAAAGAGGGTAAAGAGATGGTGGTGGTGAACCCTTGA
- a CDS encoding metal ABC transporter permease: MDQILLFIDQLIRYPYLQNALFAAILVGVICGVIGCFIILRGMALMGDAISHAVLPGVVIAYMLGASFFIGAVITGVLTALSIGYITRNSKVKEDSAIGIMFTAMFALGIAMITGLQGTSVDLWHILFGNVLAVSRADLWITLGIGIFVILMVILFYRPLLLSTFDETMAKASGLPVRFIHYMLMLLLSLVTVASLQTVGIILVVAMLITPGATAYLLTERFSVMLVLSAFIGVISAVSGLFFSVIYDISSGAAIVLVASALFAAAFFFSPKQGIIPRYFKSVQHSS; encoded by the coding sequence ATAGATCAGATTTTACTCTTTATTGATCAGCTGATTCGTTATCCGTATCTCCAGAATGCGTTATTTGCTGCTATTCTTGTGGGCGTGATTTGCGGAGTAATCGGCTGTTTCATTATTTTAAGAGGGATGGCGTTGATGGGGGATGCTATATCCCATGCTGTTCTTCCCGGAGTGGTAATCGCTTATATGCTTGGAGCCAGCTTCTTCATTGGTGCAGTTATCACAGGCGTATTGACTGCCCTTTCCATAGGTTACATTACCCGGAACAGCAAGGTTAAGGAAGATTCAGCGATTGGAATAATGTTTACAGCCATGTTTGCTCTGGGGATAGCTATGATTACCGGGCTTCAGGGGACGAGTGTTGATTTATGGCATATTCTGTTCGGGAATGTCCTGGCTGTTTCAAGGGCTGATTTATGGATTACTTTAGGAATCGGTATATTTGTCATTTTGATGGTGATTTTATTTTACCGTCCTTTGTTATTAAGCACTTTTGATGAAACGATGGCAAAAGCAAGCGGACTTCCTGTAAGGTTCATTCATTACATGCTTATGCTGCTTTTGTCTCTCGTAACAGTCGCTTCGTTGCAGACTGTTGGTATTATTCTGGTTGTAGCTATGCTGATTACCCCAGGGGCAACAGCATATCTCCTTACGGAAAGGTTTTCTGTAATGCTCGTCCTTTCGGCTTTCATAGGCGTTATTTCAGCCGTTTCCGGGCTGTTTTTCTCGGTTATCTATGATATCTCATCCGGAGCAGCGATTGTTCTTGTAGCTTCCGCCCTTTTCGCGGCAGCATTCTTTTTCTCTCCAAAACAAGGTATCATTCCGAGGTATTTCAAGTCTGTGCAGCATAGCAGCTAA
- a CDS encoding transglycosylase SLT domain-containing protein gives MVYILSFILVVLGIYSFQLGNDYAELQEELEMTEVRKEELKAETKQALEMERIKGYARSLPEEYKQAGYNAWMNAKYVAEYLYEDSEGRFQQDWGIFLALEAERNGIDPLIVYELLKVETGGTFDPEAVGPETKYGHAYGMAQFMENTGPWIADMAGLHYEHEMLFDPYYSIQLSVVYLDFLYDQFGDWDHALTAYHRGIYGMKEYIEENGDAKSWYAVEIQENAKDNSLVVSGGGS, from the coding sequence ATGGTCTATATACTGTCATTTATTTTAGTGGTTTTAGGTATATATTCTTTCCAGCTGGGAAATGATTACGCTGAATTACAGGAAGAGCTGGAAATGACAGAAGTGAGAAAAGAAGAATTGAAGGCAGAAACTAAACAGGCACTGGAAATGGAAAGAATTAAAGGATACGCAAGGTCCCTTCCGGAAGAGTATAAGCAGGCCGGGTATAATGCCTGGATGAATGCTAAATATGTCGCGGAATACCTCTATGAGGACAGTGAGGGGAGGTTTCAGCAGGATTGGGGCATCTTTTTGGCATTAGAAGCGGAACGAAACGGAATTGACCCGCTCATCGTGTATGAGCTTCTCAAGGTTGAAACTGGAGGCACCTTTGATCCTGAAGCTGTGGGACCGGAAACCAAATATGGACATGCCTATGGGATGGCTCAGTTTATGGAGAATACTGGCCCCTGGATAGCTGATATGGCTGGCCTTCATTATGAGCATGAAATGTTATTTGACCCGTATTACTCCATTCAGCTCTCTGTTGTGTACCTTGATTTTTTATATGATCAGTTTGGCGACTGGGACCATGCATTAACAGCGTACCATCGGGGCATATACGGAATGAAAGAATATATCGAAGAAAATGGTGATGCGAAAAGCTGGTATGCTGTGGAAATACAGGAGAATGCCAAAGATAATTCCCTAGTTGTATCTGGAGGCGGATCATAG
- a CDS encoding metal ABC transporter ATP-binding protein has product MERTKESPYVLEIENLSYSYGRRNAIENINLKIREGSFLGLVGPNGSGKSTLIKSILGLLTPQKGTVKIFGKSLNKFRDWSRIGFVSQKANSFNSGFPATVYEVVSMGLYGKIGMFRFLTKKHKEKIIEAIEQVGMEDYVNQNIGQLSGGQQQRVFIARALVSEPSLLILDEPTVGVDARSVNNFYTMLKQLNEEKGITLILVTHDIGAMSEYVTDVACINKFLHFHGGAQEFEFQQEEMMSALYGHDVQVLTHNHDHHHQHEYDGGAPQ; this is encoded by the coding sequence ATGGAGAGAACGAAGGAAAGTCCGTACGTTTTGGAAATAGAAAATTTATCTTATTCCTATGGCCGCCGGAACGCTATTGAAAACATTAATCTGAAGATACGTGAAGGGTCATTCTTAGGCCTGGTAGGGCCGAATGGATCCGGAAAATCCACATTAATCAAAAGTATTCTCGGTTTACTTACCCCGCAGAAGGGGACGGTTAAAATCTTCGGAAAATCATTAAATAAATTCAGGGACTGGAGCCGGATCGGTTTTGTATCACAAAAGGCAAACAGTTTTAACAGCGGCTTTCCCGCTACTGTTTACGAAGTGGTTTCCATGGGGCTCTACGGGAAAATAGGAATGTTCCGTTTCCTTACTAAGAAACATAAAGAAAAAATAATTGAAGCAATAGAACAGGTAGGGATGGAAGACTATGTTAACCAGAATATCGGCCAGCTCTCCGGTGGCCAGCAGCAGCGGGTCTTCATTGCCCGGGCACTGGTCAGTGAGCCCAGCCTGCTTATCCTTGATGAACCTACTGTAGGGGTGGATGCCCGCTCCGTGAATAACTTTTACACCATGCTTAAACAGCTTAATGAGGAAAAGGGGATAACACTCATACTCGTCACTCATGATATCGGAGCTATGTCTGAGTATGTCACAGATGTCGCGTGTATTAATAAGTTCTTACACTTCCATGGGGGAGCACAGGAGTTTGAGTTTCAGCAGGAGGAAATGATGTCTGCACTGTACGGGCATGACGTGCAGGTTCTTACTCATAATCATGACCACCACCATCAACACGAGTATGATGGAGGCGCACCTCAATGA
- a CDS encoding metal ABC transporter permease, translating into MIQVFFQYDFLTYSLYTGLMIGFLAPFLGVFLVVRRLSLISDALSHITLSGIAFSLLLGRYYPFFAGLNPLYMGMAFSVSGALFIERLRNVYRYYKELAIPVIMSAGIGAGVVFISLADGFNNDLFNYLFGSVIAIRQSDFQLIGILTIIVSIMIILFYKEWFFLSFDEDQAVVSGIPKRVLHTLFIVMVALVIAASMRVVGILLVSSLMTLPVAAAIRWAKGFRQMFVYAVIFGEISVVTGLVSAFHLDVAPGGMIVMVNILILLISLALTKGKQ; encoded by the coding sequence ATGATCCAGGTTTTCTTTCAGTATGACTTTTTAACCTATTCCTTGTATACAGGTCTGATGATTGGCTTTCTGGCACCTTTTCTGGGTGTCTTTCTCGTTGTCAGACGTCTTTCTCTTATCTCTGATGCTCTCTCTCATATAACATTGTCAGGCATTGCATTCAGTCTTCTGCTAGGAAGGTATTATCCTTTTTTTGCCGGATTGAATCCATTATATATGGGAATGGCCTTTTCAGTTAGCGGTGCTTTATTTATTGAAAGGCTCCGTAATGTATACAGATATTATAAAGAGCTGGCAATACCTGTAATTATGTCTGCTGGTATCGGTGCAGGGGTGGTTTTTATATCTCTCGCAGACGGTTTTAACAATGATTTGTTTAATTATTTATTTGGAAGTGTGATTGCCATACGTCAGTCGGATTTCCAGTTAATTGGTATACTGACAATTATAGTCAGCATTATGATTATACTTTTTTATAAAGAATGGTTTTTCCTTAGTTTTGACGAAGACCAGGCGGTTGTCTCAGGCATACCTAAACGTGTGCTTCATACTTTGTTTATTGTCATGGTCGCTCTTGTTATTGCCGCTTCCATGAGGGTTGTGGGAATTCTTCTTGTGTCTTCATTAATGACACTCCCGGTTGCTGCAGCAATACGGTGGGCTAAAGGTTTCAGGCAGATGTTCGTTTATGCGGTAATATTTGGAGAAATATCTGTCGTCACAGGGCTTGTGAGCGCCTTCCATCTGGATGTGGCTCCCGGGGGAATGATCGTGATGGTAAATATTCTTATCCTGCTTATTTCCCTTGCTTTAACAAAGGGAAAGCAATGA